A single window of Ictidomys tridecemlineatus isolate mIctTri1 unplaced genomic scaffold, mIctTri1.hap1 Scaffold_449, whole genome shotgun sequence DNA harbors:
- the LOC144373617 gene encoding uncharacterized protein LOC144373617 produces the protein MITHSGGKPFQCEVCGKAFHFSSLFRRRERTHSGEKFYECKQDIRTFISQTSLQKHRVTHTGNAHFKCKVCGKDFAYPRLLRKHQKTHTGGKPYECKQCGKAFARSGDLHIHERTHTGERPYECKWCGKAFTQSSHLHSHEQTHTEEKPYECKQCGKAFARSGDLHRHERTHSGEKPYVCKQCGKAFTTSRQLHEHGGTHTGQKPYECKQCRKAFARSSHLQIHGRTHTGEKSYECKQCGKAFARYSHLQIHGRTHIEEKPYECKQCGKAFATSSCLQIHGRTHTKKKPFGCQQCGKTFASFRYLHIHGRMHTRKKPYECVQCGKAFTSASYLQIHKRTHTGERSYECKQCGKAFARSCALSRHENTHTGEKPYPDECQQCGKAYTTAFYLQMHKHTHTGEKP, from the exons ATGATAACACACAGTGGAGGTAAACCTTTTCAAtgtgaggtatgtgggaaagcctttcatttctcctctttatttagaagacgtgaaagaactcattctggagagaaattctatgaatgtaaacaagatATTCGAACCTTTATTTCACAGACAAGTCTTCAAAAGCACAGGGTCACACACACAGGGAATGCACATTTCAAAtgtaaggtatgtgggaaagactttgctTATCCCAGATTACTtagaaaacatcagaaaacacatactggagggaagccctatgaatgtaagcagtgtggcaaagcctttgctagatctggtgaccttcacatacatgaaagaactcacactggagagaggccctatgaatgtaagtggtgtgggaaagccttcactcagtcctctcaccttcactcacatgaacaaactcatactgaagagaagccctatgaatgtaagcagtgtggcaaagcctttgctagatctggtgaccttcacagacatgaaagaactcatagtggagagaagccctatgtatgtaagcagtgtggcaaagcctttactaCATCCCGTCAGCTTCATGAACATGGAGGAACACATACTGGACagaagccttatgaatgtaagcagtgtagaaaagcctttgctagatctagtcaccttcagattcatggaagaacacacactggagagaagtcctatgaatgtaagcagtgtggaaaagcctttgctagatatagtcaccttcagattcatggaagaacacacattgaagagaagccctatgaatgtaagcagtgtggaaaagcctttgctacatctagttgccttcagattcatggaagaacacatactaaAAAGAAACCCTTTggatgtcaacaatgtggaaaaacatttgcttcaTTCCGTTATCTTCACATACATGGAAGAATGCATACCAGaaaaaagccctatgaatgtgtacaatgtggaaaagcctttactTCTGCctcttaccttcagatacataaacggactcatactggagagaggtcctatgaatgtaagcagtgtggcaaagcctttgctagatcttgtGCCCTTAGCAGACATGAAAacactcatactggagagaagccctat CCtgatgaatgtcaacaatgtggaaaagcctacaCTACTGCCTTTTACCTTCAGATGCATAAACacactcatactggagagaagccctaa